The sequence TAATCTTTTTACCAGCAATTTCTTTAATATCAATGGAATCTTTACTATTCCTTAAACCTTTTATTTTGTAATCCATTATATAAACTGGTTTATTAAATTTTTTTAGTCTTTTTGACAAATTAGCCAAACATTCTTTTGACACCATATAAGGATGTGTAATTACAAAGATATCTGCTCGTTTAGCGTAATAAAAGGGTTCTCTTAAAAAACCAGAGGGTATAACCAACCTGTTATCAAAAGGGTTAGAGGCATCAATTAAAACTATATCTATATCTTTTTTTATTCTATAGGTCTGAAAACCATCATCTATTATTGCTACCAAATTTTTTGAAATAGGTTTTTTTTCAATATTCCTCAAACTAATATCTTTTTTTGAACTAAAAAGAGCTTTAGGGAACCTGTTTCTTAGCATAATTATTTCATCATTTCTATCAATATTAAACTTTGTTTTTGTTGATTCCACAACTGCCGATGAAACTATCAATACAACTTTATTGTTTGATCTAAATTTGTTGCAAAGATATGCTACTAAAGGAGTTTTACCTGTTCCCCCTACAAGAATATTTCCAACACTGATAATAGGAAAAGAGTATTTTTTTGGTTTAGATGTTGCCCTTTTTAAGGTGATTATAAATAGATATATTATTGACAAAGGTAATAGATATACAGAAAGAAGTTTCACCAAAAGAGAACGTCTTCTATTAATAAGTATATGGTGAAAAAAACTTACAACTCCATTCCTTTCATATTTGTTTTCTGTTTTCAAGTTAGGTCTCCAATTTTCCAAATTGTCCATCACAACCAGGTATTATTTTGATTTTACCTTTACGTAGTGAATCTAAAAACTGAAGAATATTATTATCTATTTTTCCTTTTAAGTTTTGGATAGGTATATTTAGTAAAATAGAAAACTCGCTTTCAAAAGAGGTACACATATCTTCAACTTTTCTTATTATGGATACGGTGTTTGGGTTTTTATTTTCTAAAGAGCCAACAATATCCAAAAGAGGAAGAGTCTTCTTAAAAGGTATTAAACCTCTATTATTCTCGCCCAATTTCCTATCAGCAAGGTTTAAAACTCTGTGAAGAACCCCTATTGTAATTTTTTTTCCACACAAGGGACATATATTGTTTAGTTTTTTAGATTCTTCTGGATGTAAACATATACCACAATTTTTATGACCATCAAAATAATATTTCCCTTGTTCGGAAAAATATTCAATTGTAAAAAGAAACCTTTTTTTATCTTTTAACTTTAAAATAGTCTTTAATTCTTTAAAAGAAAACGGTGAGTCAAACACATTGGCTTCTCGGCCTATCTTATATGGAGAGTGAGCATCAGAGTTTGAAATAAACGAATATTTATCAAGACTTGAGACCATCTTATTCATAGCAGGGTCGCTACCTAAACCAGTTTCAAGAGTAAAAATTTCATCTGATAACTCTTCAAAACACTCTTCTACGCTATCAAAAGAACCGAAGAGAGAATAATGAGGAGTCCATATATGGGCTGGCACAATAAAACCGAGAGCATCGGTGTTCTTAACTATTTTTAAAAGTTCTTTTACATCTATATTTAATATTGGTCGCCCATTACTATTTAATTCAGAAAATTTTTTTAATTTTTTGTTAAGGATGGAGGCTTTCTCTAAACTGGAGATAAAAATTATGGTATGAATTTTCCTTGTTTTTCCGTCTTTTTTATAAATATTTGAGACTTCGGTAGTAAGTATAAAATCGAGCCCTTTATAATTATATATACCTTCTTTATTGGTCTCTTTTAATTTTTCTTTAAGTTCACGATACCATAAAGGGTGGGTGAAATCGCCTGAACCAAGAAGGTTTAATCCTTTAAGTTTAGCCCATTTCAAAAGTTGTTCTAATTCCATATCTTTGCTTGTAGCTAAACTATATTTTGAATGTAGATGAAAGTCTGCTATATACACTACCGACCCCTTAAAATTTTTTTAGTTTTTACAAACATTCTGAATATTAACTGCTACTTTATGGCGAGTTTATCCTATACACTATTGTTGAGTCTCACGTTTTATTTTAGTCGGCATAAAGACTCATCCACCTACGCCAAGGTATACCTGCCGAAGCTTGTATTGTAGCGTAGGTTGGCTTCGGCGGGTATACCTCATCCCATTAACCTCTCTGCAAACCTCGGAGGTACTCGGGACAATCCTCAAGGTGAGAAGGCAAAAAAGTTAACTTTCAAATTCTTTTTTTAACTGGTTGTAAAGTTCTTTCAAAGACTGAGAAATTACTTTAGTATCAGCAACAACCGGCATAAAGTTTGTATCGCCTATCCACCTTGGAACAATGTGAAAATGTATGTGAGAATCGAGTCCTGCTCCTGCTGGTTTTCCTATATTAACACCAAGATTAAAACTTTCTGCTTTCAAAACCTTCTTTAAAATTTTAATGGTTTTTTTAATTAGTTGCATACTTTCTGATTCTTCTTCTGATGTTAACTCTTCAAAATCTTTGATATGTCTATTAGGTGCTATTAAAATATGACCATTATTGTATGGATAAAGGTTTAGCGTAATAAACATAGATTTCCCTCTGTAGAGCAAAAAATTTTCTTTATCTTTAGTCTCTTCTTCAAGATATCTACATAAAAAACAACCCTCTTCTTTTGGTGCGGTAATATAATCTATCCGCCAAGGTGCCCAAACTATTTTTTTATTCATTTTTTTCCTATAATAGATTCCAATATAATATCTCTATTTTCTTTTAAATATTTAGTCAACTCTCTCTTTCTATTTCCAAGTGCACCATCTAACACAATTTCTTCAAGATAGTTTTTTACAAGCCCAACTTCTCTACCTTCCCTAAAATCCATAATCTCCATAACCTTATACCCATCAATTGCAAGTTTGAAAGATGTTAATTTATCTTTTTTGTTTATCTCTTCCATTCTTTTCTGAATAAAATCTAATCCAGCAATTGCTTCTTCCACTCTTGCAGGGTTACCGCTTGTAATATCTGATTTTGCAAGAACAAAAAGTGGTTTAAAGTTTTTCCCTATTTCTCTTATAAATCTTCTTAGAGCACTATCGGTAGGATTTTCCTTAGCAAGCAAGTGCGGTCTCAAATGGTGCCTTATAAGAAAACATATAAACTGGGTATGTTCATCAGAAATTTTCATTCTTTTACAAATCTTATACGCCATTCTTTCTCCAACAAACTCGTGCCTGTGGAAACTAACTTTACCGTTCTCTTCTTTAAAAGTTTTTGGTTTTCCAATATCGTGCAGAAGGGCTGCAAATTTTAAATAAACATTTCTTGTTCTTCTACTTGTATTATCCATTACCTTTAAAGTATGAGGAAAAAGTTCTTTACAATTCTCTGCTACCTGTTTTTTTAGTTCACTTACCTCTGGTAGTATCAAATTGAGTATTCCTATCTCTTCCATAAGGTAAAACCCTTTAGAAGGAACGTAAGAATCAATGGTTTTAAGAACCTCATCAGTTATTCTTTCTTGACTAACAATTTTAAGTCTCGAAACATTTTTTTTCATTCCTTCAATAGTTTCTTCTTCAATATCAAATCGCAATTTTGTGGCAAATCTAATACCTCTAAGAATTCTTAAAGGGTCGTCATAAAAAGTTTTATTTGGATTAATTGGCGTTCTTACAATCTTGTTTTTTAAATCTTGTTTCCCTTCAAATATATCAACAATTTCACCTGTAATAAGATTTTCCATTATGGTGTTGATAGTAAAATCTCTTCGTGAACAATCTTCTTCAATGGTCGCTTTATCTACATAAGGTTTTCGAGACTCTTCAGGGTAACTCTCTTTACGAGCAGTTGCAAATTCAACTTTCACTCCTCCTATTTCAATCATTGAGGTACCAAATTTTCCGTAAAATACTGGCGGTTGAAATCTATATTCTGAAGCAAACTCTTTAGAAAAAGCAAGGGCATCATTTTCCATTACAATATCAATATCTTTATTTTTCTTCTTTAGGATTTTGTCACGCAGATAACCTCCCACAAGAAATACCTGTATATTTTTTTTCTTTGCAAATTGTTTTATCTTATAAAGAACGTCTTCAGGAGAATAATTCTTTTTTTTCATTTTTCTAACCCCACAGTTGTACCATCAATATCTGTAAGTTCTATATTTCTTTTTTTAAGCAACTCTTTTAAAGCTTTCTTACTTAGCGAGTTCAACCCTGTTTTAATAACCTGTAATAAAAGAAAATTTTTACCAACTTTTACATATCCCTCATTTTTACCAGTCACAAGAACACCTATAAAACCATTTTCAGACTTAAAAAGCCTTGCTTGTGCGGGCATTGAAGAGAAAGATTCAAAATTCTTAAAAACAGTACAGACCCTAAATCTTCTCACCCTATCAGAAGAATCCAAAACTCTTAAAGTTTTTATATCAACTATTGTTTTTCCTAAATATCCATCTCTTCGTTTTTGCCATTCCATATTTTGCTATCTATTATACGGTTCTCCAAACCATTCATTTTTTAAAAAATTTCGTTTAAGCCTACCTCTTAACGATATTGCCAAAGCAATATTATTTAAAACTCTTCTGTTTCTACAATATAAAAAGGCAGTATAAGCTGTTATTGGAGAAGTAAAAACTCTTATTTCAATATAAGAACGAAACCCTCGTTTCAACCTCATATACTCTATTTGAGTAATAGAAATAAAAGAATCTGGTATCTCGTTTCCCATCACATCTTTAAGGCAAAACTTGCTCCCTACACAAGGGAACCCTTCAAAAGAATATTCCCCGCTCTTATATATACATAATACATTATATTCTTCTTTAAAATTTTGTTGTTTTATCATTACAATAAGAGAGGGCTACTCTTTAACCTTTTTTACGTCAGTATTTAATTTAACTGAAAATATTGT comes from bacterium and encodes:
- the lpxK gene encoding tetraacyldisaccharide 4'-kinase, whose amino-acid sequence is MKTENKYERNGVVSFFHHILINRRRSLLVKLLSVYLLPLSIIYLFIITLKRATSKPKKYSFPIISVGNILVGGTGKTPLVAYLCNKFRSNNKVVLIVSSAVVESTKTKFNIDRNDEIIMLRNRFPKALFSSKKDISLRNIEKKPISKNLVAIIDDGFQTYRIKKDIDIVLIDASNPFDNRLVIPSGFLREPFYYAKRADIFVITHPYMVSKECLANLSKRLKKFNKPVYIMDYKIKGLRNSKDSIDIKEIAGKKITAVAGIGNPLNFFSLLKKLSPSKIYTHIYPDHFSYTQKDIENISKEYIANKVAYIITTEKDYVKLKKNLGNLPVYYLDIYSVINNFSEESDFDTLIDSMLK
- a CDS encoding endonuclease Q family protein gives rise to the protein MYIADFHLHSKYSLATSKDMELEQLLKWAKLKGLNLLGSGDFTHPLWYRELKEKLKETNKEGIYNYKGLDFILTTEVSNIYKKDGKTRKIHTIIFISSLEKASILNKKLKKFSELNSNGRPILNIDVKELLKIVKNTDALGFIVPAHIWTPHYSLFGSFDSVEECFEELSDEIFTLETGLGSDPAMNKMVSSLDKYSFISNSDAHSPYKIGREANVFDSPFSFKELKTILKLKDKKRFLFTIEYFSEQGKYYFDGHKNCGICLHPEESKKLNNICPLCGKKITIGVLHRVLNLADRKLGENNRGLIPFKKTLPLLDIVGSLENKNPNTVSIIRKVEDMCTSFESEFSILLNIPIQNLKGKIDNNILQFLDSLRKGKIKIIPGCDGQFGKLET
- a CDS encoding HIT domain-containing protein — translated: MNKKIVWAPWRIDYITAPKEEGCFLCRYLEEETKDKENFLLYRGKSMFITLNLYPYNNGHILIAPNRHIKDFEELTSEEESESMQLIKKTIKILKKVLKAESFNLGVNIGKPAGAGLDSHIHFHIVPRWIGDTNFMPVVADTKVISQSLKELYNQLKKEFES
- a CDS encoding CCA tRNA nucleotidyltransferase, with amino-acid sequence MKKKNYSPEDVLYKIKQFAKKKNIQVFLVGGYLRDKILKKKNKDIDIVMENDALAFSKEFASEYRFQPPVFYGKFGTSMIEIGGVKVEFATARKESYPEESRKPYVDKATIEEDCSRRDFTINTIMENLITGEIVDIFEGKQDLKNKIVRTPINPNKTFYDDPLRILRGIRFATKLRFDIEEETIEGMKKNVSRLKIVSQERITDEVLKTIDSYVPSKGFYLMEEIGILNLILPEVSELKKQVAENCKELFPHTLKVMDNTSRRTRNVYLKFAALLHDIGKPKTFKEENGKVSFHRHEFVGERMAYKICKRMKISDEHTQFICFLIRHHLRPHLLAKENPTDSALRRFIREIGKNFKPLFVLAKSDITSGNPARVEEAIAGLDFIQKRMEEINKKDKLTSFKLAIDGYKVMEIMDFREGREVGLVKNYLEEIVLDGALGNRKRELTKYLKENRDIILESIIGKK